In the Mesorhizobium sp. M1D.F.Ca.ET.043.01.1.1 genome, ACTGCTGATCTTCGGCGCCTCCGGCGCGACGGGGCGCGCCCTCGTCTCGGCGGCGCTGGCGAAAGGCCATATGGTGACCGCTTTCGTCCGCACGCCGGGCAAACTCGCCATCAGCCACGAACATCTCAGCTTGCTCGTCGGCGACGTCGCCGACCGCCAGGCGGTGGAAGGTGCCATTGCCGGCCACGACGCGGTGTTGAGCTGTCTCGGCGTCGGCGTGCCGCTGAAGCACGATGCGGCGGTGATCGCTGGCATCGGCTTCATGATCGAGGCAATGCAGCGGAGCGGGCCCGCCCGGCTCATCTACCTGTCCTTCCTGGGCGTCCGCGACAGTCGCCGGCAACTTGGGCCGCTGCTCGGCGGCATCATCGTGCCGCTGGTGCTGCGCCATGAGGTGGCGGATCACGAAGCCAAAGAAGGGCTCATCGCGCAGTCCGGGATCGACTGGACCATCGTGCGGCCGCCCAGGCTCGGCAACGGTCCGGCAACCGGCACGTTCCGCCATGGCGACGGCATCCAGGCCAGATCGCTGCTGCCAACGCTGTCGCGCGCCGACGTGGCCGCCTTCATGCTCGATCAGGTCGGCGACGCCACATATTCGCGCAAGGCGGTCGCCCTGTTGCCTTGATGTTCACGACACCGGCGCCGCGCCGCCCTCCTCGGTGCGCCGCGCGATGAATTCGTCGAGCACGCCTGCTGTGGCGGTGGCGGATTGCGGCGCCTGGAAATCGGAAAGGATCCGCTTCCAGATGCCGGTGGCGCGCTCGGTCGCGCTCTTCGAGCCGGATTGCGTCCAGTTGCCGAAATTCGACCAGTCGGCGACCAGAGGCTCGTAGAAGGCGGTGCGGTAGCGCGTCATGGTGTGGGCGGCCGAGAAGAAGTGACCGCCGGGCTGAACCTCGGCGATGGCTTCGAAGCCGATGGCATCGGCGTCGCCGGGCGTCTTCGCGCAAAGCTCGGCGACCGTCTGCAGCGCTTCGACGTCGGTGATCAGCTTCTCGAAGGACACGCTCAGGCCGCCTTCCAGCCAGCCGGCGGCATGGATGCAGACGGTGGCGCCGGCAAGCACCGAGCCCCACAGCGCGAACTGCGTCTCATGCGCGGCCTGCGCGTCCGAAATATTGGCGGCGCTGCCGCCGCCGGAGCGCCACGGCAGGCCGGTGAAGCGCGCGAGCTGGCCGGCGCCCAAGGTCGCCTTGACGTGCTCCGGCGTGCCGAAGGCCGGCGCGCCCGACTTCATGTCGACATTGGAGGAGAAGGAGCCGTAGACCACAGGCGCGCCGGGGCGCACGACCTGGGCCAGCGTCAGCCCGGCCAGCGCCTCGGCGTGCTGCAGCGTCAGCGCGCCGGCGACCGTGATCGGCGCCATGGCGCCCGCCAGGCAGAAGGGCGTGATGATCGAGACCTGGCCGGCCCTGGCGAAGTCGATGATGCCTTGCGCCATCGGGATGTCGAGCTGGCGCGGCGAGTTGGTGTTGATGACGGTGTAGCAATAAGCGCCGGCCAGGAATTCGTCCTCGGACAGGTCGCGCGCCAAGCGAACCATCTCGAAGCTGTCCTCGACCTGCGGCGTGCCGCGCGCGAAGACGAACGGCACCTTGTCGGACAGCGTCAGCTGCGCCCGGCCGGTGGCATAGTGGCGAAAGCGCGTGTCGACGTCCTGCGGCTCGACGCAGGGCCCGAGCATGTGCAGCACGTCGAAATGCTGCACCAGCCGGATGAAATCCTCGAAGGCTTGAAGCGTGCCCGGCCGCCGGCCGCGCTCGAGATCGGTGACGTTGGGGGCGCCGCAGCCGGCGAGGAAGGTCATCGTGCCGAGTTCGAGATCGAGATCGCGGTAGCGGTCACCACCCCGCGCCGGGATAGAGCGCGGCGCCGAGGCAAGCGCGGCCGTCACGATGTCGCGGCCGATCTTCACCATCTGGCTGTCCTCATCGACCAGCGCGCCGGCCTGGGCAAAGATGGCGCGGGCTTCGGGCAGCAGCACCTTGATGCCGAGCTCCTCCAGCACGCGCAGCGCCGTGTCGTGGATGGCGACGACCTGGTCGTCGGAGAAGACCGGCTGCGGCAGGAACGCGTTCTTCAGGGAACGGTAGTTCGGGCGGCGGCTCGACTCGCTGCCGGCCTCGCCGGTGCGTCCGCGCCGGCGTTCGCGCCTCAGATCGCGTGCGGCCTCGTCAATCATGCCTGGTCCTCCCTATTGCCGCATTGCCTCGCCCTTGGGGTCGTAAGGCGAGGCCGCGATGACGCGACCGGGCCGTTCGACGCCGACAATGTGTACGGAAAGCTCCGTCCCCTGCCCGGCGAAATCGTCATCCAGCAACGCCAGGGCGACGCTCTTGCCGACTGTGTAGCCATAGCCGCCGGAGGTGACGAAACCGACGCGGCGCCCCTTGTGCCAGACCGGCTCGAAGCCGCTGGCGTCGGCGTCGACCGCATCGACTTCCAGCGTCACGATGCGTCGCGTGACACCGGCCTCGCGCTCCTCGAGCGCGGCCTCACGGCCGATGAAACCGCCCTTGTCGAAGGCGATGAAACGGTCGAGCCCGGTCTGCCCCGGCGTGTAGCCTTGGGTGAACTCGCGCGACCAGATGCCGAAGCTCTTTTCCAGCCGCAGCGCATTGAGCGCGTAGTAGCCGATCTCGGCGAGGGCGAGATCCTCGCCGGCGGCAAGCAGCGTCTCGCGCAGGGTCGAATGCAGGGTGGCCTGGCAATTGATCTCGAAGCCGAGCTCGCCGGCGATCGACAGCCGGGCGACGCGGGCCCGCACCATGCCGATGTCGAACGCGCCGCAGGCCATGAACGGCAGGGTTTCGGCGGAGATGTCCTGATGCGTCGTGCGTTCGACGATCTTGCGTGCGTTGGGGCCGGTGACGAGGAAGCCGGACACCGTGTCCGAAATATCGGTGACGGAAACGCCGTCCGCCATATGCGCTTCGAACCAGCGCATGTGGAATTCGCGCAGGTAGTAGGAGCCCATGATCCAGTACTCGCCGTCGCCCCAGTTGAGCACCGTGAGATCGCCCTTCAGCCTGCCGTCAGACCCAAGCATCGGCGCGAGCTTGGCGCGGCCGGGCTTCGGCAGCCTGCAGGCGAGCAGCCGGTCGAGCCAGGCCTCGGCGCCAGGACCGGACACGGCGTATCGCGAGAAGGCCGTGGTATCGACGAGGCCGGCGCCGCGGCGCACCTGCAGCACCTCGTCGCCGACGATATCGAAGGCGTTGGAGCGCTTCAGCGTCGTCTCCTCGCGAAAACCCATCGGCGCGAAATAGGCCGGGATCTCCAGACCCCATGAGGCTGTCCACTCGGCGCCGGCGGCGCTCATGCCGTCGTAAGCGCCGGGACGCTTCAGCGGCCGGCCGGCCGGCAGACGCTCGTTGGGGAAGGTCATGACGAAGCGCCGGGCGTAGAACTGGCCGGTCGTTTGCCGCAGATACTCGCGATTGGCGGCGAAGGCGCCGTAGCGGGCGATGTCCATGCCGAAGATGTCGGCCTGCGGCTCGCCATGGATCATCCATTCGGCCAGCGACTTGCCAACGCCGCCGCCCTGGCTGAAACCGGCCATGACTCCGCAGGCGACCCAGTAGTTCTTCAACCCTCGCACCGGACCGACCAGCGGATTGCCGTCCGGCGTGAAGGTGAAGGCGCCGTTCACCCATTTGCGAATGCCGGCCTTCGCCAGGCATGGGAAGCGCTGATAGGCCTTGGAAAGCTCCGGGCTGATGCGGTCGATGTCCTCCGGGATCAGCTCGATGCCGTAATCCCAGGGCGCGCCGTCCATGTTCCAATGTTTCGGGTTCTGCTCGTAGACGCCAAGCAGCACGCCTTTGCGCTCCTGCCGCAGATAGGAGAAGCCGTCGAGATCGACGGCAAGGCCGAGTTCCTTGTCGAGCGCGGCGACTTCCGGAATGTCCTCGGTGACGAAATAGTGGTGCTCCATCGGCGTCACCGGCAGGTCGACGCCGGCCATCAGCCCGACCTGCTTGGCCCAGAGGCCGCCGGCGTTGACGACATGCTCGGCGACGATCGTGCCCTTCTCGGTGACGACGTCCCAGCCGCCGTCGGCGCGCTGCTTCAGCTCGACGACACGGTTGCGCAGGATCACGTCGGCGCCGCGCTTCTTCGCGGCGCCGGCATAGGCCTGCGTCGTGCCGTAAGGGTCGAGATGGCCTTCGTTGGAATCGTAAAGGCCGCCGAGCACATCGCTGACATCGACGATCGGGCACATGTGCTTGATTTCTTCAGGCGTCACCAGGCGGGCCGTCTCGATGCCGACCGACTGGAATACTGCCCAGGCCGATCTCAGCCATTCCCAGCGCTGCGGGTCGCTCGCCATGTTGACGCCGCCGGTCATGTGCAGCCCGGCATTCTGGCCGGATTCGGCCTCGATCTCGCGATAGAGCTTGATCGTGTAATCCTGCAGCGCCGCGACGTTGGGATCAGCATTGAGAGCGTGGAAGCCGGCGGCCGCGTGCCAGGTCGAGCCGGCCGTCAGTTCGGCGCGCTCGATGAGCGCCACATCGCTCCAGCCGAAGCGTGTCAGGTGGTAGAGCACAGAGGCGCCGACCACGCCTCCCCCGATGACGACTGCCCGGTAGTGCGATTTCACGAGCCTCTCCCTCTCGTTGGAAGCCCGTACGATATACCTCCTGGACATATGTGTCTAGACACTTCTGTCCAGAGCTTGCGCAGAGTTTCGCGCCGTGCCTATTGTGCGGCCATGATCATGACCGCTCCGCAGTCCGAGCCGGCGCCCGCCAACATCAAGGTCACGCGCTCGGACTGGATCAATCTGGCGCTCGAGACGCTGATTTCAGACGGCATCGAGAGCGTGCGCGTGCTCACCCTCGGGCAGAAACTCGGCGTGTCGCGATCGAGCTTCTACTGGTATTTCGAAAGCCGGCAGGACCTGCTCGACCAATT is a window encoding:
- a CDS encoding NAD(P)H-binding protein, translated to MRLLIFGASGATGRALVSAALAKGHMVTAFVRTPGKLAISHEHLSLLVGDVADRQAVEGAIAGHDAVLSCLGVGVPLKHDAAVIAGIGFMIEAMQRSGPARLIYLSFLGVRDSRRQLGPLLGGIIVPLVLRHEVADHEAKEGLIAQSGIDWTIVRPPRLGNGPATGTFRHGDGIQARSLLPTLSRADVAAFMLDQVGDATYSRKAVALLP
- a CDS encoding trimethylamine methyltransferase family protein; amino-acid sequence: MIDEAARDLRRERRRGRTGEAGSESSRRPNYRSLKNAFLPQPVFSDDQVVAIHDTALRVLEELGIKVLLPEARAIFAQAGALVDEDSQMVKIGRDIVTAALASAPRSIPARGGDRYRDLDLELGTMTFLAGCGAPNVTDLERGRRPGTLQAFEDFIRLVQHFDVLHMLGPCVEPQDVDTRFRHYATGRAQLTLSDKVPFVFARGTPQVEDSFEMVRLARDLSEDEFLAGAYCYTVINTNSPRQLDIPMAQGIIDFARAGQVSIITPFCLAGAMAPITVAGALTLQHAEALAGLTLAQVVRPGAPVVYGSFSSNVDMKSGAPAFGTPEHVKATLGAGQLARFTGLPWRSGGGSAANISDAQAAHETQFALWGSVLAGATVCIHAAGWLEGGLSVSFEKLITDVEALQTVAELCAKTPGDADAIGFEAIAEVQPGGHFFSAAHTMTRYRTAFYEPLVADWSNFGNWTQSGSKSATERATGIWKRILSDFQAPQSATATAGVLDEFIARRTEEGGAAPVS
- a CDS encoding FAD-dependent oxidoreductase yields the protein MKSHYRAVVIGGGVVGASVLYHLTRFGWSDVALIERAELTAGSTWHAAAGFHALNADPNVAALQDYTIKLYREIEAESGQNAGLHMTGGVNMASDPQRWEWLRSAWAVFQSVGIETARLVTPEEIKHMCPIVDVSDVLGGLYDSNEGHLDPYGTTQAYAGAAKKRGADVILRNRVVELKQRADGGWDVVTEKGTIVAEHVVNAGGLWAKQVGLMAGVDLPVTPMEHHYFVTEDIPEVAALDKELGLAVDLDGFSYLRQERKGVLLGVYEQNPKHWNMDGAPWDYGIELIPEDIDRISPELSKAYQRFPCLAKAGIRKWVNGAFTFTPDGNPLVGPVRGLKNYWVACGVMAGFSQGGGVGKSLAEWMIHGEPQADIFGMDIARYGAFAANREYLRQTTGQFYARRFVMTFPNERLPAGRPLKRPGAYDGMSAAGAEWTASWGLEIPAYFAPMGFREETTLKRSNAFDIVGDEVLQVRRGAGLVDTTAFSRYAVSGPGAEAWLDRLLACRLPKPGRAKLAPMLGSDGRLKGDLTVLNWGDGEYWIMGSYYLREFHMRWFEAHMADGVSVTDISDTVSGFLVTGPNARKIVERTTHQDISAETLPFMACGAFDIGMVRARVARLSIAGELGFEINCQATLHSTLRETLLAAGEDLALAEIGYYALNALRLEKSFGIWSREFTQGYTPGQTGLDRFIAFDKGGFIGREAALEEREAGVTRRIVTLEVDAVDADASGFEPVWHKGRRVGFVTSGGYGYTVGKSVALALLDDDFAGQGTELSVHIVGVERPGRVIAASPYDPKGEAMRQ